A genomic stretch from Limnobacter thiooxidans includes:
- a CDS encoding gamma carbonic anhydrase family protein produces the protein MAKYKINGQAPTVHPSAYVAEMSSIIGKVQLDENTSVWDFAAIRGDNELIHIMEGSNVQEGAVLHTDIGYPMVVGKNVTVGHQACLHGCTIGEGSLIGIRSVVLNGAKIGKNCIIGAGALITEGKEIPDRSLVVGSPGKVIRTLNDEEVARLIGAAFYVQKAKLFKDTLEKIDD, from the coding sequence ATGGCGAAGTACAAAATCAACGGGCAAGCGCCCACAGTTCATCCAAGCGCCTATGTGGCCGAAATGTCCAGCATCATCGGCAAAGTACAGCTCGATGAAAACACCTCGGTGTGGGACTTCGCCGCCATTCGAGGCGACAACGAGCTGATTCACATCATGGAAGGCAGCAATGTGCAGGAAGGTGCCGTGTTGCACACCGACATTGGCTACCCCATGGTGGTGGGCAAGAATGTGACTGTGGGCCACCAGGCCTGCCTGCATGGCTGCACCATTGGCGAAGGCAGCCTGATTGGCATACGGTCCGTGGTACTGAACGGTGCGAAGATCGGAAAAAACTGTATCATCGGCGCCGGCGCACTGATCACCGAGGGCAAGGAAATTCCTGACCGCTCACTGGTGGTGGGGTCGCCGGGCAAAGTCATCCGCACCCTGAATGACGAGGAAGTGGCCCGCCTGATTGGTGCTGCTTTTTATGTGCAAAAAGCCAAGCTGTTCAAGGACACGCTTGAAAAAATTGACGACTAA
- a CDS encoding Hsp33 family molecular chaperone HslO produces the protein MTDTLRTLIFDQSSCRAHLVQLTEAWQRVVGNNSYPSAVQKVLGELVAASAMLSASLKFEGSLIIQIQGDGPIRLLVAECNSRLGLRATVKLAENAVIEDNSTFKDLVNARGKGICAIILDPRNRLPGQAPYQGIVPLAGHTVADSLEAYMHSSEQLETHLVLNADSNTAAGLMLQQMPQHGGVVSTREFDADGWDRLKALVNTVQSDEHLATDTDELARRLFWEEDPSGLAERPVHFECTCSRDKVSRMLVSLGQTELNDALSENPTVEIQCDFCNANYSFTRDECDELFVDSSPTQPESGPPTLH, from the coding sequence ATGACAGACACATTACGCACCCTGATTTTCGATCAATCCAGTTGCCGCGCCCACCTGGTGCAACTGACCGAGGCCTGGCAACGGGTGGTCGGCAACAACAGCTACCCCTCAGCCGTGCAAAAGGTATTGGGAGAACTGGTGGCAGCGAGCGCCATGTTGTCTGCTTCATTGAAGTTCGAAGGCTCCCTGATCATCCAGATTCAGGGTGATGGCCCCATTCGTTTGCTGGTGGCCGAATGCAACAGCCGCCTGGGCTTGAGAGCCACCGTAAAACTCGCGGAAAACGCAGTCATTGAAGACAACAGCACGTTCAAGGACCTGGTCAATGCCCGCGGAAAGGGCATTTGCGCCATCATCCTTGATCCGCGCAACAGGTTGCCGGGGCAAGCGCCCTATCAAGGCATTGTGCCCTTGGCAGGCCACACAGTGGCCGATTCGCTGGAAGCTTATATGCACAGCAGCGAACAGCTTGAAACACACCTGGTTTTGAATGCAGATTCAAACACCGCGGCAGGGCTGATGCTGCAGCAAATGCCGCAACACGGCGGTGTGGTGTCCACCCGTGAATTTGATGCCGATGGTTGGGACCGCCTGAAAGCCCTGGTGAACACGGTGCAAAGCGATGAGCACCTTGCCACCGACACCGATGAACTGGCACGTCGATTGTTCTGGGAAGAAGATCCGAGTGGACTGGCTGAACGGCCAGTGCATTTCGAATGCACTTGCTCACGCGACAAGGTCAGCCGAATGCTGGTGTCTCTGGGTCAAACAGAATTGAATGATGCCTTGTCTGAAAACCCGACCGTGGAAATCCAATGCGATTTTTGCAATGCGAACTACTCATTCACCCGGGATGAATGCGACGAACTGTTCGTCGACAGCTCACCAACTCAGCCTGAATCAGGCCCACCCACTTTGCATTGA
- a CDS encoding site-2 protease family protein produces the protein MDSSIIQTIAVYALPVLFAITLHEAAHGYVARMYGDNTAMYAGRITLNPLKHIDPVGTILVPIAILVSSSLMGLGAFLFGWAKPVPVNFNNLNNPKKDIRYVAFAGPGANFVMALMWALALKLQFITGLNEPFFEEMAKAGIVVNLVLAALNLLPILPLDGGRILFSLLPSSAAYSFSRTEPYGMIVLIALLMLGILPMFIQPIVTAGLSALTLLFNF, from the coding sequence ATGGATTCAAGCATTATTCAAACCATTGCGGTGTATGCACTGCCGGTGTTGTTTGCCATCACGCTCCATGAGGCTGCACACGGTTACGTGGCGCGCATGTATGGTGACAACACTGCGATGTACGCAGGGCGCATTACCTTGAATCCCTTGAAGCACATTGACCCGGTTGGAACCATTCTGGTGCCGATCGCGATCCTGGTGTCGTCCAGCCTGATGGGCCTTGGCGCATTCCTGTTCGGTTGGGCCAAGCCAGTGCCAGTGAATTTTAACAACTTGAACAATCCCAAGAAAGACATCCGCTACGTGGCCTTTGCCGGGCCCGGTGCAAATTTCGTGATGGCCTTGATGTGGGCGCTGGCATTGAAGCTGCAATTCATCACAGGCTTGAACGAGCCCTTTTTTGAAGAAATGGCCAAGGCGGGGATTGTTGTCAACCTGGTGCTGGCTGCGCTGAACCTGCTGCCGATCCTGCCGCTGGACGGAGGACGCATTCTGTTCAGCTTGCTGCCCAGTTCTGCAGCGTACAGTTTCAGCAGGACCGAGCCCTATGGCATGATCGTGCTCATTGCACTATTGATGCTGGGTATTTTGCCCATGTTCATTCAACCCATTGTGACTGCCGGGTTGAGCGCATTAACTCTCTTGTTTAACTTTTAA
- the kdsA gene encoding 3-deoxy-8-phosphooctulonate synthase: MKLCNFEVGLDKPFFLIAGPCVIESEQMAMDTAGQLKEICESLGVPFIYKSSYDKANRSSGKSFRGLGMEKGLDILANVKKTLNVNILTDVHAIEEIGAVASVVDVLQTPAFLCRQTDFIEAVATCGKPVNIKKGQFLAPGDMVNVVDKARAASIDAGGDGKNIMVCERGVSFGYNNLVSDMRSLAIMRNTGCPVVFDATHSVQLPGGQGTVSGGQREFVPVLARAAVAVGISGLFMESHPDPAKAMSDGPNAWPLPRMKALLATLQELDRLVKSAPLAETDLMR, encoded by the coding sequence ATGAAACTTTGCAATTTTGAAGTGGGTCTGGACAAACCGTTTTTCTTGATAGCAGGTCCCTGCGTGATCGAGAGTGAACAGATGGCCATGGACACCGCCGGACAACTCAAGGAAATTTGTGAGTCGCTGGGCGTGCCATTCATTTATAAAAGTTCGTATGACAAGGCGAACCGCAGTTCTGGAAAAAGCTTCCGTGGCCTGGGTATGGAAAAGGGTCTGGACATTCTGGCCAATGTCAAAAAAACCCTGAACGTCAATATTTTGACCGACGTGCATGCTATTGAAGAAATTGGAGCAGTGGCCAGTGTGGTGGATGTACTTCAAACGCCAGCCTTCCTGTGTCGCCAAACCGATTTCATCGAAGCGGTTGCTACGTGTGGCAAGCCGGTGAATATCAAGAAAGGCCAGTTTCTGGCCCCAGGTGACATGGTGAACGTGGTGGACAAGGCCCGTGCGGCATCCATTGATGCAGGCGGTGATGGCAAGAACATCATGGTTTGCGAGCGCGGTGTCAGCTTTGGTTACAACAACCTGGTGTCTGACATGCGCAGCCTTGCTATTATGCGCAACACGGGTTGCCCAGTGGTTTTTGATGCCACGCACAGTGTGCAGTTGCCGGGCGGGCAGGGTACAGTGTCAGGCGGCCAGCGAGAATTTGTACCCGTGTTGGCACGGGCAGCCGTGGCTGTGGGTATCTCAGGTTTGTTCATGGAAAGCCATCCTGACCCGGCCAAGGCCATGTCAGATGGCCCCAATGCCTGGCCTTTGCCGCGCATGAAAGCGCTGTTGGCTACTTTGCAAGAGCTGGACCGGTTGGTGAAATCAGCCCCGTTGGCTGAAACCGACTTGATGCGGTAA
- a CDS encoding L-threonylcarbamoyladenylate synthase, whose protein sequence is MPQLFNVHPENPQARLCKQAADLINGGGIAAIPTDSCYALVCHMDDKNAVERLRRLKGISEKQHLALLCKDLSELGSYAKVNNVQYRLLKSVFPGPYTFILEATKEVPKRLSHPSKKSIGLRVPAHAVVQAILEHTEGALIATTLQMPGMEEPARSGWEAQEAVGNDVDLIVDDGEYCGAFPTTVIDWTGEDPVVVRVGAGPLTGSLEPVNIEEQDEL, encoded by the coding sequence TTGCCCCAGTTATTCAACGTACACCCTGAAAATCCGCAAGCCCGTTTGTGCAAACAGGCTGCAGACCTCATTAATGGGGGTGGAATTGCCGCCATTCCCACCGACAGCTGCTATGCCTTGGTGTGTCACATGGATGACAAAAACGCGGTGGAAAGACTGCGCAGGCTCAAGGGTATTTCAGAGAAGCAGCACTTGGCCCTGCTGTGCAAGGATTTGAGTGAACTGGGCAGCTATGCCAAGGTCAACAACGTGCAATACAGGTTGTTGAAATCCGTGTTTCCTGGCCCCTACACCTTCATTCTGGAAGCCACCAAGGAAGTGCCGAAACGGCTGTCCCATCCTTCCAAGAAATCCATTGGTTTGCGCGTGCCTGCCCATGCGGTGGTACAGGCCATACTCGAACACACCGAAGGTGCCCTTATCGCCACAACACTTCAGATGCCCGGAATGGAAGAGCCTGCGCGCAGTGGCTGGGAAGCTCAAGAGGCAGTTGGCAATGATGTTGACCTGATTGTCGACGATGGCGAATACTGCGGCGCTTTTCCCACCACCGTGATTGACTGGACTGGCGAGGACCCTGTAGTGGTTCGCGTCGGGGCTGGCCCGTTGACAGGGTCGCTTGAACCCGTGAACATTGAAGAACAGGACGAACTGTAA
- a CDS encoding class I SAM-dependent methyltransferase, which yields MAPSPWVRTCVDSLAAAGAVKPGLRALDLACGGGRHALYLASLGYSVHAVDKNTPETEWPANVQFECMDLEQPDWPLTGQKYDLIVVTNYLHRPHFENLLANLKSEHAVLVYETFMDGNAKFGSPRSPDFLLQPGELLSRLSGLTILRFEQGLRGTTSPAMIQRAMGITGAWSEIQSGTITLTQRD from the coding sequence ATGGCCCCGTCGCCCTGGGTACGCACCTGTGTGGATAGCTTGGCAGCAGCCGGTGCTGTCAAGCCCGGCCTGCGTGCGCTGGACCTGGCCTGTGGCGGGGGTCGCCATGCGCTTTACCTGGCCAGTTTAGGCTACAGCGTACATGCCGTGGATAAAAATACGCCAGAAACTGAATGGCCAGCCAATGTGCAGTTTGAGTGCATGGATCTGGAGCAACCCGATTGGCCGCTGACGGGTCAGAAATATGATCTGATTGTCGTGACCAATTACTTGCACCGTCCGCACTTTGAGAACCTTTTGGCCAACTTGAAGTCTGAACATGCTGTATTGGTGTACGAGACATTCATGGATGGAAACGCGAAGTTCGGTTCACCAAGAAGCCCCGATTTTCTCTTGCAACCGGGCGAGCTTTTATCCCGACTTTCGGGCCTGACTATTTTGCGATTCGAACAAGGGTTGCGGGGCACTACAAGCCCTGCAATGATTCAACGGGCCATGGGCATTACAGGGGCATGGTCTGAGATACAATCTGGAACAATAACACTCACTCAAAGGGATTAA
- a CDS encoding 3',5'-nucleoside bisphosphate phosphatase, whose amino-acid sequence MSTAAHLDWSDPHLINADLHCHSTTSDGTLTPEELAARAAANGVQIWSLTDHDEVGGLARAAKAAAEHNMIFVPGVEISVTWSAVTLHIVGLNVDYIDSPLSNGLASVRSGRTERAKEMSRQLEKVGIDGVYEGALKYVGNPDLISRTHFARCLVERKVCTDIREVFERFLTPGKPGYVPHEWASLQQAVEWILDSNGLPVIAHPGRYDLKPMQMDELVEQFVKMGGVGIEVVTGSHTTDQYATYARKSVRSGLKASRGSDFHGPTESRVNLGELPRLPDGCVPIWDNWGKLFS is encoded by the coding sequence ATGAGTACAGCAGCACACCTTGACTGGAGCGATCCGCACCTCATTAACGCGGATTTGCATTGCCATTCCACCACCTCCGATGGCACCCTGACCCCCGAAGAGTTGGCTGCGCGCGCAGCCGCCAATGGCGTTCAAATCTGGTCATTGACTGACCACGATGAAGTGGGTGGCTTGGCCCGTGCGGCCAAAGCCGCTGCCGAGCACAACATGATTTTTGTACCTGGTGTGGAAATTTCCGTGACCTGGTCTGCGGTCACTTTGCACATTGTGGGTTTGAATGTGGACTACATTGACTCGCCTTTGTCCAATGGATTGGCCAGTGTGCGCAGTGGTCGCACCGAGCGTGCCAAGGAAATGTCGCGTCAGCTTGAAAAAGTGGGTATTGACGGCGTTTATGAAGGGGCGCTGAAATATGTAGGCAATCCAGACCTGATCAGCCGCACACACTTTGCCCGTTGCCTGGTTGAGCGCAAGGTTTGCACAGACATCCGGGAGGTGTTTGAGCGTTTTCTGACACCGGGCAAGCCCGGCTATGTGCCCCACGAATGGGCGAGCTTGCAGCAGGCCGTGGAGTGGATTCTCGATTCAAACGGACTTCCCGTAATTGCCCACCCCGGTCGCTACGATTTGAAGCCCATGCAGATGGACGAGCTGGTCGAACAGTTTGTGAAGATGGGCGGCGTTGGCATTGAAGTAGTCACCGGTAGCCACACCACGGACCAATACGCCACTTACGCGCGCAAGTCTGTTCGCTCGGGATTAAAGGCATCGCGGGGCTCTGATTTTCATGGGCCCACCGAATCAAGGGTTAATTTGGGTGAATTGCCCCGTCTGCCGGACGGTTGCGTGCCAATCTGGGATAATTGGGGCAAGTTGTTCAGTTAA
- the ftsB gene encoding cell division protein FtsB, with protein MNPRLISVILFALLLLLQYPLWFGKGGMLRVNDLQQQLDEQKQVNEGLRLRNQQLEGDVRSLTEGVEAIEERARNDFGMIKKEEVFIQLIEPRGESAGNNPPSPSAPR; from the coding sequence ATGAACCCCAGGCTGATCTCCGTCATTCTCTTTGCCTTGCTGCTTTTGCTTCAATACCCTCTGTGGTTTGGCAAAGGCGGGATGCTGCGCGTCAATGATTTGCAGCAGCAACTGGATGAGCAAAAGCAGGTTAATGAAGGATTGCGGCTTCGCAATCAACAGCTTGAAGGGGATGTGCGCAGTTTGACTGAAGGTGTGGAAGCCATTGAAGAGCGTGCCCGCAATGACTTTGGCATGATCAAGAAAGAAGAGGTGTTCATCCAGCTGATTGAGCCACGTGGTGAATCCGCGGGTAACAACCCACCTTCGCCATCCGCTCCCAGGTAG
- the dapA gene encoding 4-hydroxy-tetrahydrodipicolinate synthase — MITGSIVAIVSPMFEDGSLDYDSYRKLIDWHIEQGTDSIVAVGTTGESPTVDVEEHGELIRVAVEQAAGRIPIIAGTGGNSTTEAIELTEYARKVGSAASLQVVPYYNKPTQEGIYLHMRKVAEAVDLPVILYNVPGRTVADMAHSTVVRLSKVDGIVGIKEATGNLERGAWLIRDTSPDFAVYSGDDPTAVNLMLMGGKGNISVTANVAPKLMHELCAAAIAGEAKAAHALNLSLLDLHQAMFVQANPIPVKYALSKMGMMAPGIRLPLTRLESGFHQTVDAALRAHRLID; from the coding sequence ATGATCACTGGCAGCATTGTCGCGATTGTTTCGCCGATGTTTGAAGACGGTTCGCTGGACTATGACAGCTACCGCAAACTCATTGATTGGCACATTGAACAGGGCACCGATTCTATCGTGGCCGTAGGTACCACCGGCGAATCGCCCACCGTGGATGTTGAAGAGCACGGCGAACTGATTCGTGTGGCTGTTGAACAGGCTGCAGGGCGCATTCCGATCATCGCAGGCACGGGTGGCAACTCCACCACCGAGGCGATTGAATTGACTGAGTACGCTCGCAAGGTTGGTTCGGCTGCTAGCCTGCAGGTAGTGCCTTACTACAACAAGCCGACTCAGGAAGGCATTTACCTGCACATGCGCAAAGTGGCTGAAGCAGTTGATTTGCCAGTCATTTTGTACAATGTGCCTGGCCGCACCGTGGCTGACATGGCGCATTCAACTGTCGTTCGCCTGAGCAAGGTGGACGGTATCGTAGGCATCAAGGAAGCCACAGGCAATCTTGAACGCGGCGCCTGGCTGATTCGCGACACCTCGCCCGACTTTGCGGTGTACAGTGGCGATGATCCAACTGCAGTCAACTTGATGTTGATGGGAGGCAAGGGCAACATTTCCGTGACCGCCAACGTGGCGCCCAAGCTGATGCATGAGTTGTGTGCGGCTGCAATCGCAGGCGAAGCAAAGGCGGCACATGCACTGAATCTTTCCTTGCTGGATTTGCACCAGGCCATGTTTGTGCAGGCCAACCCAATTCCAGTGAAGTATGCATTGAGCAAGATGGGAATGATGGCACCGGGTATTCGTTTGCCATTAACCAGACTGGAATCCGGATTTCACCAAACCGTAGATGCTGCCTTGCGCGCACACCGGTTGATTGACTAA
- the eno gene encoding phosphopyruvate hydratase — protein MSAIVDVIGREVIDSRGNPTVECDVLLESGAMGRAAVPSGASTGSREAVELRDGDKSRYLGKGVLRAVENINTEISEAILGLDAQEQVFLDQNLIDLDGTENKSRLGANATLAVSMAVARAAAEETGLPLYRYFGGMGGMSLPVPMMNVINGGAHANNNLDLQEFMILPVGAPSFREAIRYGAEVFHALKKIIHDKGMSTAVGDEGGFAPSVANHEAAIQMIIQAIDTAGFEPGTQVALGLDCAASEFYKGGKYKLAGEGMELSSQEFSHLLESWCNKYPIISIEDGMAEDDWEGWAYLSKTLGRKVQLVGDDLFVTNTKILAQGIEKNIANSILIKINQIGTLTETFAAIEMAKRARYTAVISHRSGETEDSTIADIAVGTNAMQIKTGSMSRSDRIAKYNQLLRIEEDLGDIAYYPGRSAFYNLD, from the coding sequence ATGAGCGCGATTGTTGACGTGATTGGCCGTGAGGTGATCGATTCCCGTGGAAATCCCACTGTGGAATGTGACGTGTTGCTGGAGAGCGGCGCAATGGGACGTGCGGCGGTGCCTTCCGGCGCTTCCACAGGTTCCCGCGAGGCCGTGGAACTTCGCGATGGCGACAAGTCCCGTTATCTGGGTAAGGGTGTTTTGCGTGCTGTTGAAAACATCAATACTGAAATTTCCGAAGCCATTTTGGGTCTGGATGCCCAGGAACAAGTGTTCCTGGATCAAAACCTGATCGATCTGGATGGTACTGAAAACAAGTCACGCCTGGGTGCCAACGCCACCTTGGCTGTGTCAATGGCTGTTGCCCGCGCGGCAGCCGAGGAAACAGGTTTGCCCTTGTACCGTTACTTCGGCGGCATGGGTGGCATGAGCTTGCCCGTGCCCATGATGAACGTGATCAACGGTGGGGCACACGCCAACAACAACCTGGACTTGCAAGAGTTCATGATTTTGCCAGTGGGTGCGCCTTCTTTCCGTGAAGCGATTCGTTACGGCGCAGAAGTATTTCACGCCCTGAAAAAAATCATCCATGACAAGGGCATGTCCACAGCCGTGGGCGATGAAGGTGGTTTCGCGCCTTCAGTGGCCAACCACGAAGCGGCCATTCAAATGATCATTCAGGCGATTGACACTGCTGGTTTCGAGCCAGGCACGCAAGTGGCCTTGGGTCTGGACTGTGCTGCTTCCGAGTTCTACAAGGGTGGCAAGTACAAGCTGGCCGGTGAAGGCATGGAACTGAGCTCACAGGAATTTTCACACCTGCTGGAAAGCTGGTGCAACAAGTACCCCATCATTTCTATTGAAGACGGCATGGCCGAGGACGATTGGGAAGGTTGGGCCTACCTGTCCAAAACACTGGGCCGCAAGGTGCAGTTGGTGGGTGACGATTTGTTTGTGACCAACACCAAAATTTTGGCGCAAGGCATTGAAAAGAACATTGCCAACTCAATCCTGATCAAGATCAACCAGATTGGTACGTTGACTGAAACTTTCGCAGCCATTGAAATGGCCAAGCGTGCACGTTACACCGCGGTGATTTCTCACCGTTCAGGCGAAACAGAAGACAGCACGATTGCCGATATCGCGGTGGGTACGAATGCCATGCAAATCAAGACCGGTTCCATGAGCCGTTCAGACCGCATCGCCAAGTACAACCAATTGTTGCGCATTGAAGAAGACTTGGGCGACATCGCTTACTACCCAGGTCGTTCAGCCTTCTACAACCTGGATTAA
- a CDS encoding ferritin-like domain-containing protein, whose protein sequence is MHRSFRSVAMGSEQKLTLRRAALQALECANALEKVQLVHAIAEDLPLGEMEVLESAVGRPQRPELVHPSRVPTRKLAHPEGRGILLHSLAHIEFNAINLALDLLVRFPEMPPQFYVDWLKVAKEEAYHHTLLCSRLAALGLSYGDYLAHDGLWQMAEKTKGSLLARLALVPRLLEARGLDVSPAIREKLAVVGDTESAEVLDIILRDEIGHVTIGNRWFNEICHNESRDPIEAFETCLREYTAPQPRSPFNFKARAQAGFSEEELAWLMQVELEQSAQ, encoded by the coding sequence ATGCATCGAAGCTTTCGCAGTGTGGCCATGGGCAGTGAACAGAAACTTACGTTAAGGCGGGCTGCATTGCAGGCGCTGGAATGTGCAAATGCGCTTGAGAAAGTGCAGCTTGTGCATGCGATTGCGGAGGACTTGCCTTTGGGTGAAATGGAAGTTCTGGAGTCGGCAGTGGGGCGCCCGCAGCGGCCCGAATTGGTTCACCCCTCGCGTGTGCCCACCCGCAAACTGGCTCATCCTGAAGGCCGTGGCATCTTGCTGCATTCCCTGGCACATATTGAATTCAATGCCATCAACCTGGCGCTGGATTTGCTTGTACGTTTTCCTGAAATGCCCCCGCAGTTTTACGTCGACTGGCTAAAAGTTGCCAAAGAAGAGGCCTACCACCACACCTTGCTGTGCAGTCGCCTGGCAGCCTTGGGATTGAGTTACGGCGATTACCTGGCCCATGACGGGCTGTGGCAAATGGCCGAGAAAACCAAGGGCAGCCTGTTGGCCCGTCTGGCTTTGGTACCCCGTTTGCTGGAGGCGCGTGGGCTGGATGTGTCGCCTGCCATCCGTGAAAAACTGGCTGTTGTCGGTGACACGGAAAGTGCGGAAGTATTGGACATCATTTTGCGCGATGAAATCGGCCATGTGACCATTGGCAATCGCTGGTTCAATGAAATATGCCACAATGAATCACGCGACCCCATTGAAGCATTCGAGACTTGCCTGCGCGAATACACTGCACCGCAACCCCGATCTCCTTTCAATTTCAAGGCCCGCGCGCAGGCTGGTTTTTCTGAAGAAGAATTGGCCTGGTTGATGCAAGTTGAATTGGAGCAGTCCGCCCAATAA
- the trpS gene encoding tryptophan--tRNA ligase: MFPERVLSGMRPTGLLHLGHYHGVLKNWVKLQNEFPCLFFVADWHALTTHYETPEVIKESVWDMVIDWLAAGVDPEKATLFIQSKVPEHAELHLLLSMNTPLSWLERVPTYKDQQEKLGDKDLGTYGFLGYPLLQSADILIYRAAQVPVGEDQVPHIELTREIARRFNHFYSREKLLDAKGVEIGRKPILLEPKALLTEASKMPGLDGMKMSKSYQNTLALRETPENISQKVRKMPTDPARVRRTDPGDPAKCPVWQLHEVYSDDTTKQWVQEGCKSAGIGCIQCKEPIIDAITRELAPMRERAAMYADNPALVRSIIDQGCERARALASDTMKDVRKHMGLDYS, encoded by the coding sequence ATGTTTCCTGAACGCGTATTGTCGGGCATGCGCCCCACCGGTTTGTTGCACCTTGGTCATTACCATGGTGTGTTGAAGAACTGGGTGAAACTCCAGAACGAGTTTCCCTGCCTGTTCTTTGTGGCCGATTGGCATGCGCTGACCACGCATTATGAAACACCGGAAGTGATCAAGGAAAGCGTGTGGGACATGGTCATCGACTGGCTGGCCGCGGGTGTTGATCCTGAGAAGGCGACTCTGTTTATTCAGTCCAAGGTGCCTGAACACGCTGAGCTGCATTTGCTGCTGTCCATGAATACACCGTTGAGCTGGCTTGAACGTGTACCCACGTACAAGGATCAGCAGGAAAAACTGGGCGACAAGGACTTGGGCACCTACGGTTTTCTGGGTTACCCACTTTTGCAGTCAGCGGACATATTGATTTACCGGGCCGCGCAAGTGCCTGTGGGCGAAGACCAGGTTCCCCATATTGAGTTGACGCGTGAAATCGCGCGCCGCTTCAATCATTTCTACAGCCGGGAAAAGCTGCTCGACGCCAAGGGCGTTGAAATTGGCCGCAAGCCAATTCTGCTTGAGCCCAAGGCCCTGTTGACAGAAGCCAGCAAGATGCCTGGCCTTGACGGCATGAAAATGTCGAAGAGTTATCAGAACACCCTGGCCTTGCGAGAGACTCCGGAAAATATTTCCCAGAAAGTGCGCAAGATGCCAACCGACCCTGCGCGCGTACGCCGCACCGACCCTGGCGACCCTGCCAAATGCCCGGTGTGGCAACTGCATGAAGTGTATTCCGATGACACCACGAAGCAGTGGGTGCAGGAAGGTTGCAAGTCCGCCGGAATTGGCTGTATTCAATGCAAAGAACCCATTATTGATGCCATTACCCGCGAGCTTGCCCCCATGCGTGAACGCGCAGCCATGTATGCTGACAACCCGGCCCTGGTGCGCAGCATCATTGATCAAGGGTGTGAACGTGCCCGCGCATTGGCCAGCGATACCATGAAGGACGTGCGCAAGCACATGGGCCTGGATTATTCCTGA